One window of the Trifolium pratense cultivar HEN17-A07 linkage group LG2, ARS_RC_1.1, whole genome shotgun sequence genome contains the following:
- the LOC123910887 gene encoding pre-rRNA-processing protein ESF2, whose amino-acid sequence MENSEENNEIDATTTTTTKSNEEKTELELKLKLKKKLKLKKKLEKETEKADKRGVCYLSRIPPHMDHVKLRQLLSQFGDIQRIFLAPQDSNARVQYKRARASQNQAYSEGWVEFANKCVAKRVANMLNGEQIGGRKRSSFYYDLWNIKYLSKFKWDDLTEELAFKRATREQQVAIEISAAKKERDFYISKVDQSRASNAIEERIKKKQKVQQDSVQVEKVIRHFPQTKPINANAKGSKTDLSDDFLDAVFGGS is encoded by the exons atggaaaattcaGAGGAAAACAACGAAATtgatgcaacaacaacaacaacaacaaaatcgaATGAAGAGAAAACGGAAttggaattgaaattgaaattgaagaagaaattgaAGTTAAAGAAGAAGCTAGAGAAGGAAACAGAGAAAGCTGATAAGCGTGGTGTTTGTTATTTGAGTCGCATTCCTCCTCATATGGATCATGTTAAGCTTCGACAACTTCTCTCTCAATTTGGTGATATTCAAAGAATTTTTCTTGCTCCTCAAG ATTCTAATGCCAGAGTGCAATATAAGCGGGCCCGGGCATCTCAAAACCAAGCTTATTCAGAAGG ATGGGTTGAATTTGCCAATAAATGTGTTGCCAAGAGGGTTGCCAATATGTTAAATGGTGAACAGATAG GGGGAAGGAAGAGGTCATCTTTCTACTATGACCTTTGGAATATTAAGTACTTAAGCAAGTTCAAGTGGGATGATCTAACTGAAGAACTAG CTTTCAAGAGAGCTACTCGGGAGCAACAAGTGGCAATAGAAATTTCTGCTGCCAAGAAAGAGAGGGACTTCTATATATCCAAAGTTGATCAGTCGCGTGCTTCTAACGCTATAGAGGAGAGGATAAAAAAG AAGCAGAAGGTTCAACAAGACTCGGTACAAGTGGAAAAAGTGATTCGGCATTTCCCTCAAACAAAGCCTATCAATGCTAACGCTAAAGGAAGTAAAACTGACTTGTCAGATGATTTTTTAGATGCA GTATTTGGCGGCTCGTAA